CACGCGAAGTGGACACGTATGTCATCACCGTCGGCATTCCGATCAAGGACGGAGAGCCGGACTTCCGTGCACTGGACAACTGCTGCGAATCGCTGGGCAGCGTGCTGAAGCGCGGCGATACGGTGATCGTGCGGAGCACCGTCGTGCCGGGGACGACGGAGGGGCGCATTAAGCCGAAGCTAGAGGAGAAGAGCGGGCTTAAGGCGGGCGAGGATTTCTATCTGGCTTATTCTTCGGAGCGCATCGCGGAGGGACGAGCCTTCGAGGAGTTCATCTCCATGCCCCTTGCCTTGGGCGGCGTGAATGAAGCCAGCATCGAGAAGGCGCGGGATGTGCTTTCCTTCGTGACGAAGGCGGAGATCACGATCTCGGACATCCTCACCGTCGAGACGGCGAAGGTGATCGAGAATATCCAACGCGATGTAAATATCGCGATGGTACAGCAGTTCGCCAGATTCGCGGAGAAGGCCGGCATCGACACCTTCGAGCTGATCCGCGTGGCGAATACGCACAAGCGGGTGAATCTGTTGATGCCGGGACCCGGCGTCGGCGGATACTGCCTGCCGAATGCCCTGTATTATCTGCGGCCGAAGGCCAGGGAGCTCGGCGTAGCGATCGATCTTTTGGAGATGGCCCGCCGCATCAATGACGAGGTGCCGGGCATGCTCGTCGATATGCTCGAGAGTGCACTCCATGTCCAGGGCAAGGAGCTGACAGGCAGCACTATAGCGATGCTGGGGCTGGCGATGAAGGATTATTCCAATGATGATCGGATCAGCCCGGCCCATGATATCGTGAAGATCCTGCTTGAGCGCGGGGCGAAGGTTCGTGCATGGGATCCAGCGGTGAAGAGCGAGTACGATTATAAGGTGGATACTCTGGAGGAAGCGGTCACGGGGGCGGATGCTCTGCTCTACGTGACGGCGCAGGAAGAGTTCCAGTCGATCGATTGGTCGAAGACGATCGAATTGATGGCTGATGGAGCCGTGCTCATCGATGCGAAGAATCGCATTCCGCGAGATCTGCCAGCGGGGACGAAGCTTTACCGGATCTGACAGCTTAGACAGACTTACTATCCCACAAGATTGCGGTGATCGAACATGGCGAACAGAACACGAGCCAAGCAGGTTCTCATAATCGCATACCTATTCCCCCCGATCGGGGGAGGCGGCGTGCAACGAGCGGTTAAGATGGCGCGCTATCTGGGGGAATTCGGCTGGCAGGTTCATGTATTGACGGTGGAACCGCAATATCACGCCACGCTGGACGAGTCCTTGCTCGATGAGATTCCCGATGATGTGATCATCCACCGCTGCCGTGAAGATCAGGGTATGGTGCATAAGATCCGGCAGATGCTGCTTGGGACAAGCAGTAACCCTGCTGAGGAGGGCAGTGATGCGGGAATCGCTGGGGCTGGAGGAACTGGCGGGACAGCGGGAACTTCGGAGGCTCGAGGAGCAGCAGGGACTTCGGAGGCCCGAGGAGCAGCGGGAACTTCGGAGGCTCGAGGAGCAGCAGGGACTGGAGAAGCGGGAATTGCGAAGGCAGCAGACGCTGCTGATGATGCAGGAGAGGCAGGAACTGCGAAGTCCGCAGATGCCGCTGACGGTGCAGGGACTGCGGAAACGGCGATTGTTGAGCGGAAGACAGACGCTGCGGCGGAAGCAGAGGGAACCGCAGCCCCTTCGTGGAAGCAGCGGCTTGCGAAATGGTTGAAGCGAACGAAGGATGCGGTGCTTATACCGGATGATCAGATCCTGTGGTATCCAGCGGCGAGGAAGAAGGGGCTGGAGATCATCCGCCAATACGGGATCGATGCGATCTTCTCGACATCGGGGCCGTACACGAACCATCTCGTGGCCCGCTATCTGAAGCGGAAGACGGGATTGCCCTGGATCGCGGATTTCCGGGATCCGTGGACGCAGAATATGCACCGCTCCGGCATTCGCTGGCGGGAATGGCTGGAGGAGCGGATGGAGCGCTCCGTTCACCATGAGGCGAATATGACCTTGACGGTAACCCATTCCTTCGCGAAGAATTTCAATGAGAAGTTCGGCGCCGCGATCACCCGTTTGGAAGTGATCCACAACGGCTATGATCCGGCGGACTATGAGGCGCTTAGAGATGTGAAGAAGGAGCCGCAGGATGAGGACCGCTGCGTCTTCATGTACGCGGGCATCTTCTATCAGGAACGCAATCCGCGGCTTCTGTTGAGAGCCGTGAGGGAGCTCATCGATGAAGGCGCACTTGACCGAGAGCGCATCGTGCTGCGTTTCGCCGGCGTGTTCGATTACCCGGGATACAGCGATAATATCGATGCCGTGCATGAACTCGGGTTGACCGATATCGTTGAGATCCTCGGCAATCTGCCGCATAAGCAGGCGCTTAAGAAGATGAAGCAGTCGGACATCCTGCTGCTCGTTGGCGACACGGCGCCGGAATCGGGCGCCTATATACCAGGCAAGCTGTACGAATACCTGGCCATCGGTCACCCGATCTTGGCGCTCTCCATGCCCGGCGAATCGACGAAGCTGATCGAGAAGTACGGCCTCGGGGAGACAGCGGATCCGCTGTCGCTTGAGGAGATCAAGCGGGCGGTGAAGAAACTCTACGAGGACTGGAAGAGCGGAACGGCTCAGAAGGAGCAGCAGGCACAGGAGAAGTCGATGCTGAAATACCAGCGAAGAGAACAAGCCCGCAGGTTAGCTGAATTATTAAATGAAATAACCGGAAGCCGCAGATAGGTTTCCGGTTTTTTTAGTCTATTAGAACTTCTCACGGATGACGAGGCGCTGTTTGCCGGATTTGGTCGGCGGGATCTCGTCAACGTACTGAATATCAACGGTGATGTCGCCCAGCTTCTCTTTGATCGCGTTCGCGATGAAGTCAACTTCTTGCAGATTGAAACGGTCGTTCTTGATGATCTTCAGCACGCAGTGATCCAGGGATTTCTGGACGATCTGATATTTTTCGAACCCTTGGATATTGCCTGCGATGTGCGCGAAGTAATGGCCGGGGACTGCATTGCCGTCCCGTCTAAGCAGCATATCGTCGACGCGGCCTTCAAGGTGCTTCAGGATCGGCAGCGGGTTGCCGCATGTACAGGGCTCTTCGGAGAGCGCGGCCATATCCCCCAGCTCATAGCGCAGCCGAGGCATGCTGAAGTTGTTCAAGTCAGTGACGAGCAGTTCACCCAGCTGTCCAATCTCCAAGGGCTCCCGCGTTACCGGATCGACGATCTCGAGATAGGCGTTCTCCGCGGTGATGTGTAGATGTCCCTGTTTACATTCATAGGCGATGATGCCGCCGTCCTTGGCGCCGTACTCATTGATCACCCGTGTCTTGAAGACCCGCTCGATCTGTTCGCGCTGGAACGGATACAAGGTCTCTGCCGTTGTCACGATGCAGTTGAGACGGATGTCGCTGGACAGCTGCTGTTCCTCGATATATTTGGCTAATAAATAGATCGCCGAAGCATAACCGTACAGGTATACAGGTTTCACCTTGTGCAGGATCCGTACGTATTCCTCTGTCTGCTCTCTTCTCAGGTCATATCCGGGCAGGATGGTGCGGTTTTTGAGGAGTTTCTCCCTGCGCAGATGCTGCGTGCTGTACTCCGAAGGGTTGCCGAGGATGGCCACGTGCCGATCCCCCGGCTTGATCCCCCACCACGCTAGAGCCCGCCAGCGGGCTGCTTCATAGTGTTCTACGGTGAACCGATCCATATAGAACTGCGTGGGCTCGCCGGTGGAGCCGCCCGTCTTGTTCGGAATGAGCTTGCTGCGGTCGGCCGCGGTGGAGATGTAGTCGTCTCCGTTCTTCCGTACTTCCGCCTTGGTGCAGACATGGATCTGCTTCAGAAGCTGGAAGGGATCGGGGTCCGCGGTTTGGAGCAGTCTGCTGTACTTCTGGTATGCCGGCACCGTCTGGATGCTGTGGGTGAGCAGCTTCATCAACTTCTGCTTCTGAAGTTCTGTAACCTCGGCAGGGGTCAGGCTTTCCGTTGTCTTCAGCTCTTGGAGATAGTTCATGATGCGGTTGCCCTTGACGAGGGACATCATCGGGTATACGACACTTCTGATAAAAATCGCGTTCAGATCCATACGATCACTCCATCCCTGTTACAGCTCTTCGAAGACGGCATCTACGACATATTTTTCGATGCGGTCCGGGGAGGACAACTGGTCGACGATCGCCGGGTCATCATGCTGATAGAAGCGGAAGAAGGTCTCCTGATCGAGATATCCGCCTCCGGGCAGCGGCATGACCAGCCAGGTGCTGTACTGCAAGATGTAGTTGGCCTGCTTCGGAGCATCCTCCTTGCCGATCCAGAGCGTCATCTTCACGACGGTGTTCTCCAGCACGTGCTGCAGGGTTTCATCGTCGGCAAGTTCTTCGCGCAGTTCATCAAAAAGGATGGAAGGAGATCGCTCCACCCATTCCCGGGCATCAAGCTGAACTTGGATGACGTCCGTCGGCGTCGACAGCACTTCGCTGTCGGGCAATTGTACGGCATCCGTCATGAAGGGCAGCCAATCGCTGAAGCCGGCCAGCGGATCCAAGGGCTGCATCTCTTCAGGATTGCCTCTGAACCAGACGCCGCCGCGATTGATATAGCTCTTATCCCCGAAGTGGAAATACTGATAGGTGCGCGTTGCGACGCGGCCGTTCACCTGATAGGCATCTCCAGGTCGGTAGACGATCCCGTCGTACATGCTTGTCGTTGAGCGGCGGCCGATGTTGTTTTTGACATACCCCGTATACCAGAACGACTGCGCCTCTGGTTCAGTGTCGCTTACTTCGATGGCCTTCGCCACGCGGGCGGTCACATCGCTGGTCACCGCCGGCT
The nucleotide sequence above comes from Insulibacter thermoxylanivorax. Encoded proteins:
- a CDS encoding nucleotide sugar dehydrogenase, encoding MEQQRTLAVLGLGFIGLPLSLSYAMHGAKVIGIDVLPGLIEDINNGITHHMESYQGRTIRDILKEQIAAGRFRATSDYAEAAREVDTYVITVGIPIKDGEPDFRALDNCCESLGSVLKRGDTVIVRSTVVPGTTEGRIKPKLEEKSGLKAGEDFYLAYSSERIAEGRAFEEFISMPLALGGVNEASIEKARDVLSFVTKAEITISDILTVETAKVIENIQRDVNIAMVQQFARFAEKAGIDTFELIRVANTHKRVNLLMPGPGVGGYCLPNALYYLRPKARELGVAIDLLEMARRINDEVPGMLVDMLESALHVQGKELTGSTIAMLGLAMKDYSNDDRISPAHDIVKILLERGAKVRAWDPAVKSEYDYKVDTLEEAVTGADALLYVTAQEEFQSIDWSKTIELMADGAVLIDAKNRIPRDLPAGTKLYRI
- a CDS encoding glycosyltransferase family 4 protein — encoded protein: MANRTRAKQVLIIAYLFPPIGGGGVQRAVKMARYLGEFGWQVHVLTVEPQYHATLDESLLDEIPDDVIIHRCREDQGMVHKIRQMLLGTSSNPAEEGSDAGIAGAGGTGGTAGTSEARGAAGTSEARGAAGTSEARGAAGTGEAGIAKAADAADDAGEAGTAKSADAADGAGTAETAIVERKTDAAAEAEGTAAPSWKQRLAKWLKRTKDAVLIPDDQILWYPAARKKGLEIIRQYGIDAIFSTSGPYTNHLVARYLKRKTGLPWIADFRDPWTQNMHRSGIRWREWLEERMERSVHHEANMTLTVTHSFAKNFNEKFGAAITRLEVIHNGYDPADYEALRDVKKEPQDEDRCVFMYAGIFYQERNPRLLLRAVRELIDEGALDRERIVLRFAGVFDYPGYSDNIDAVHELGLTDIVEILGNLPHKQALKKMKQSDILLLVGDTAPESGAYIPGKLYEYLAIGHPILALSMPGESTKLIEKYGLGETADPLSLEEIKRAVKKLYEDWKSGTAQKEQQAQEKSMLKYQRREQARRLAELLNEITGSRR
- a CDS encoding phenylacetate--CoA ligase family protein encodes the protein MDLNAIFIRSVVYPMMSLVKGNRIMNYLQELKTTESLTPAEVTELQKQKLMKLLTHSIQTVPAYQKYSRLLQTADPDPFQLLKQIHVCTKAEVRKNGDDYISTAADRSKLIPNKTGGSTGEPTQFYMDRFTVEHYEAARWRALAWWGIKPGDRHVAILGNPSEYSTQHLRREKLLKNRTILPGYDLRREQTEEYVRILHKVKPVYLYGYASAIYLLAKYIEEQQLSSDIRLNCIVTTAETLYPFQREQIERVFKTRVINEYGAKDGGIIAYECKQGHLHITAENAYLEIVDPVTREPLEIGQLGELLVTDLNNFSMPRLRYELGDMAALSEEPCTCGNPLPILKHLEGRVDDMLLRRDGNAVPGHYFAHIAGNIQGFEKYQIVQKSLDHCVLKIIKNDRFNLQEVDFIANAIKEKLGDITVDIQYVDEIPPTKSGKQRLVIREKF